GGTAATCAAGCAAAACCAGCTGGTGTTCCCTCTCCTCGGCTGCCAGAGCCTCGTAAAAATCTCTTTCTGCACCGTAGCGAGCATCAGACCCCTGGCTCTTGTAGAAATCATAGGTCTTACTCTCCATGTCTATGGCTGTCTGTACCGCATCAAGCTCAGTAGCCGAAGCCTTGATACTAGAGTCGGTGCCCTCAGCCCGGGCAAGTATTGTTCTTAGCAGTGTGCCTCCCTCAGGTTGGAAATCAACCGTAGGCCATTCCTTTTTATTCCGTATGGTGTCGAAGATACTCTGGAACTTCTGCCGGTGTAAGTCTTCTTCAGCGGCGAGTGTCTGCAATAACTCCCTGCCCAGCTTATTGCTGCTTTTCCGGCTGGCTTCCAGGTAATACTCTTTGCCATCAATTTCCATCTGGATAGCAGTTTGAAGTGCATTAAGGGTTTGGTCCTGTTCGATTTCCATTAGTAATTTCCTCCGGTGAGTGATGAGAATACCTGACCGTATATATGGGAAATGGGATAGCAGAGATGAGCGATAGGCTGCTTACTGGCCTTCCCCTTCTTCCTGACCGAAACAGTGACCTTCATAGCTCTTACCGCAGCAACTTTAAGTCAATTCCTCTTACAATATTTCCTGAGACGATTATTGTACTCCTTAATACTGATGGTAGCAACTTCAAGGGATATATCTTTGGCAGCTAAATGCGTCACCTGTTTTACCACAAAAATCAATCTTTTGCAACAGGGTACTTCCATGAGCGCCACTATTAGATTCCTCAGAAAAAATAGTGAAACAGCACGTCCAGTCGACCGCTCTTCGCCAGGTAGAGGCCGGAGAAGCGCATGACCTCCTGCATCCTCTCCCGGTAGCCAGGAGCGTAGCAGGGATTCTCGCACTTCTTGCACATTGGCTTGGGGTCATAAGGGCACTGGAGCAGCTTGACAATGCCGTGATAGAGCAGTCTACGGCATTCCGAGCACAGCAGCAGAGGTCTGTCACCTGCTGCCTGTCGAAGGGCTTCATCCTCACCGGGAAAGAGGCTCTTCGGCTCGTACCGGTGATTCTCCCGGCAGAAGATGTTCACAAAATCGGCCAGGACCCTGGCATCCCTGGCTTTCTTGCGGTCCATCCTTTCAAAGAGCTTTGACATACGCCTCCGATGTCTTGGCCGACCACGACTCTATGTCAGTACCTCACCCCGGACGCCGATGGTGACTTCCTTGAGGGGTATATCTTTACCGCTGGCCTGAATTGCCTGCCGTGCCATGTGCACCAGACCGGAGCAGCAGGGTACTTCCATGTGCACGACCGTCAGGCTCTTCACGTCCGACTGGCTCAGAATATCCGTCAGCTTCTTCTGGTGTGCCTGGAAATCATCCAGCTTGGGACAGGCTATCAGCAGGCTGTGGTCCTTGAGGAAATCCTGATGAAAGCCGGCATAGGCAAACGGCACGCAGTGCGCTGCCAGTATCAGGTCGGTCCCCTGAAGAAACGTCGCCCCTGGTGGTACCAGCGTCATCTGCACCGGCCAGTGACCGAGCATCGAAGGCTGGGAGGTTCCGGTCTCGGTGGCAGTCTCCGTTATCGCCGGCTTTTCGAACCGGGTAACCGTACTCCCGGGACAGCCACAGGGCAACGTCTCCTCCACCTGTTGTTGACTGGTAAGGTGCTCGTTGACCAGTTCCTCATTGAAACCCTCGGCCACCCGCTCCTCAATGGTTATCGCTCCCTCAGGACATTCACCGAGACATGCCCCGAGGCCGTCACAGAACTTCTCGCTTATTAATTTCGCCTTACCGTCGATAATCTGGAGGGCACCCTCGGCGCAGGACGGGATACAGACCCCGCATCCGGTGCACTTCTCCTCATCAATGTGTACTATCTTTCTTGTGGTTCTGATTGTCATCTTACGCCTCCCATCAACTACCCACAGGGTGATCCCGGTTAGTCCTCCCCCCTCAAATCCTTCCACCTCTCCTCACCCAGGCACTGGCGGGCGGAAGCGCACCAGTCAATGCAGGACGGCACCTTCTCACGGTATACCCTGGTGCCACACTTGGGGCACCTGACCCTCGCCTCGTCGGAGAATATCTCCACCTCGGCGCCGCAGTCGGGGCACTTATGCAGTGATACTCGCAGGTTTCTCATATCCTGACCGGGACACTTGAACGTCATTACTCTTATCTCCTCCTTTGGAGAGTGACTCCTCTTGGTCTCAGTAGTAATCATAGCTCGGACTGAGAGCACGCACTATGATATAAGTCATGTAGACTCCAAACTCGGGGGAATTGTGGCACCTGTTGTGGTATCATTGGCCGTATGCCGACATGAGAGAGGGGGTCTGTCATGGCATCTGCCAGTGAATTCAAGCGCATGTTCAAGGGGGCATGTCTCGAGGCTGAAGACCTGTTCCTCCTGGAACCGTTTCAGATTGGCTATCTTCCCGGGTGGGTACCCGAGCAGGAATTCGCTGCCGTACTCTCGGCGCATCCTTCCATCAGGCGTTTCCTTGTAGCCCGGTGCCCCACTATCGCCGCCTTCATCGAACGCATCCTGGCACAATCCAGTCGTTCAGTGAGCCAGGACGAGCTGAAAGAGTGTACGGACAGGGTGGTCTGGACCATCGCCGACCTTCTCGTCTACAACAAGTGCCCGGAGGTGTACGACTCCCTGGACTTCCATAACTGGGACTTCAGCGAGGTCACCTCCATCGTCGCTCTTGACGAGGCAGTAGTGATTGACGGAGGAGCCGGCACTGGGAGAGTAGCGCTCGAGGCCGCGCGGACGGCGAAGTGGGTCTTCGCGGTGGAACCGGTAGCCCGGTTGAGAGAATTCATCCGGGAGAAGGCGTCGGAAGCTGACCTGTCCAATGTCTTCGTCCTTGACGGTTTCCTGCACGCCATTCCTCTTCCTGACCGATTCGCCGACATCCTCATAACGTCACACGCGCTCGGGTGGCGACTCGAAGAGGAGTTGGCAGAATTCGAACGGGTGGTCAGGGCAGACGGATTCATTGTGCATTGTCCGGGCACGGCAGAGACAACGGCCGAAGAACAAAGCCAGCACTCTCTTCTCCTTTCACCCGAGTGGCATTATGAGTTCTCAAGGTATAGAGAGTCCGACGGCTGGAAGAGGAAGTACTGGAAGCGGCTGTGACGGTCTCTTCCAGATACCCCGACGCGTCACCACCCCGCTGCACCGGGAGCACTACACCCGAGGATACCCCTCACTCAGGAGGCGGAGCTTCTCGGCATCAAGAATGGTCACCCTGCCGCGAACAGAGCTAATGATACCGCGACTCCTTAGCTGGCTCATCACCCGAATTGTGGTCTCGGTGGTCGTCCCTGCCATGTCCGCAATCTCCTGTCGGGTGAAGGGAAGTGTATCGCCGAGCTTCGAGGAAAGCATGACCAGCACGGCGGCGATACGCTGCTCGACCCGTTCCCCGGCAAGGTCTCGGAGCCTGCCCTGTGCGTCCCGGAGCCGCCCTCCGAGGACGTTGATAATCCTCAGTGCCACCTGGGGACGGTCGGTTAGAAAGGCAAGGAAGTCCTCCCGACTGATACCCAGCACCCTGGTCCGGGCCACTGCCTGGGCGGAGGCGGGGTAGGACTTGTTCTCGAAGACAGCCACCTCACCGAACATCTCGCCGGGACCGAAGAAGGCAATGATGAACTCTTTACCCAGGGAGGAATGCTTCACCACCTTGACACTGCCCTCGGTGATAACGTAGAAACGTTCCGGAGCGTCACCGTCCCAGAAAACGAACTGGTCCGGCATGAAGCTATACTCGAATGCGAGTTCGGCCAGGGCGGCGAGCTCATCGTCACTCAGACCGGAGAATATCGAGGAGCGCTTCAGAATCTGGGTTTTGTTCGTTTCCCGCAATCCACCTCTCCCCTACCGCGCCTGGACTTGACATTTACCTACCTGTGGGCGGATTATAGCACATACAACGGTAAGGGCAACCCCCGGTATGTGCTCCGGTAGCGAGTATGATGCAGGTCATGGTTCTTAGCGACAAACGCAATACAATAAGAGTGTCAGTGCCCCTTATTCGCAGGGCCGGTTTATTGCGAGCAAACCAAGGAGGCTTGTGTGATGGCGAATGAGAAGTACGTCTGTCCGCAATGCGGCAAGGAATCCGAGAAACCGGGACAATGCCCAAACTGCCGGGTAGAGCTGGTGGCTATCTGCCCGGTATGTGGCAATCCGGTAGTGGGTGAGCACATACACCCAGAAGACTAGCTGCGGCAACGCAAGGAAGTGAGGTGAAACATGGTAGAGAAGAAAGTCATCATCTACAGCACCCCCACCTGACCCTACTGCCACCGGGCGAAAGAGTATCTTTCGCGAAAAGGCATTTCCTACACGGAACACGATGTCGCTGTTGACCGTGAGAAGGCTAAGGAGATGGTGCAGAAGTCAGGTCAGATGGGCGTCCCGGTGATAATCATTGACGATGACATCGTAGTAGGGTTCAACCAGGGCAAAATCGACGAATTACTGGCCAGCTAAGGCCGATAGACGGCCCCGTTCGGGCATTCTATCGGGGGGAGGTAACCATGTACGACCTGATGGTTATCGGTGGTGGTCCTGCGGGCCTGGCCGCCACTGTCTACGCGGCACGCAAACAACTCAACGCCGCCCTCATCAGCCAGGACATCGGCGGGCAGATGAACTGGACGCTCGGTATCGAGAACTACCTGGGCTACCAGTTTATCGAGGCGCCGGAGCTCATCGGCAAGTTCCAGACCCAGGTAGACCAGTTTCCCATCGACCAGAAGATTGGCGACAAGGTATCCCGGGTGGAGAAGATTAACGGCGGCTACGAGGCGGTACTGGAGAACGGCGACCGCCACCAGTCAAAGGCAGCGATTCTGGCCACCGGCAAGAAACCGAGGATGCTCAATGTGCCCGGTGAGAAGGAGCTTGTCGGCAGGGGCGTGGCCTACTGTGCCGTCTGCGATGGCCCGGTGTTCGCCGGGCAGAGGGTGGCTGTCGTGGGTGGTGGCAACTCCGCCCTCGAGGCCGTACTGGACATGCTGAAGATCGGTGAGCACGTGGACATGGTCTCCCTGACTCCCCTGACAGGAGACCCCGTCCTGATTAGCCAGCTCTCCGAGGGAGAGAAGCTCGCCGTCTACACCGAGCACGAGACGGTGAGAATAGAAGGCGACCCACTGGTCGAAGGCATGGTGATTAAGGACATCAAGACCGGCGAAGAGAAGCGTCTCGATGTCACGGGCGTGTTCATCGAGATCGGACTGGTGCCCAACTCGGACCCGGTCAAGGGCCTCCTGAAACTGAACAAGACCGGGGAGGTACCGGTAAACTGTTCCTGCGAGACCGCCCTGCCCGGGCTCTTCGCCGCCGGAGACGTAACAAACGTGCCGGAAAAGCAGATAGTGATTGCCGCCGGCGAGGGCGCCAAGGCGGCGCTTGGAGCACACCGCTACCTGCAGAGGCTGGGCTGAGTCCTGCCTGACCGGCAGGTTATCCAGCCGTCTCTCAGCACCCCGGCTCACCGGGGTGGCCGCAGCACGATTGCCGTTTCCACGCCTTGATGAGGCTGTTGCGCAGCAGCAGGTACAGCTTCCGGTGCAGCGGCATCGGCGCTGACATGTTGGTGAAGAAAGCGTTCAAGCGTGACATTCCTCACTCCTCGGGGCTACTTCTCCTGGGCCGCCAGGTACTTCTCCGGGTCCTGGTCAAAGGCCTTCTTGCACCCCACCGCGCAGAAGTAGTAGGTCTCCCCATTGTACTCAGAAGTGGCTGCCGCCGACTTCTCCTCGACTTCCATGTGGCAAACCGGGTCAATAGCCATTGATGTACCTCCTCCACTCTCTTCTCCGGATACAGCCACCGGTCCCACTCCGACAGTCTTCTCGAAACGGACCGGCCGGAACCGCCTCAGTCGCAGTGAGTTGGATACCACCGTCAGGGAACTGGCCGCCATTGCGGCCGCCGCCAGGATTGGATTCAGGAATCCGAAGTCGCCTAAGAAGAACTTCGCCCCGGAGGGCACACCGCCCTGTCCGAAGACCAGGTAGAGTACCCCGGCCGCTATCGGTATCAGCACGGTGTTGTAGGCGAAGGCCCAGAACAGGTTCTGCTTGATTGTCCGCACCGTGCTCCGACTGAGCGATATCGCGGTGACAATCCCGCTCAACTCACCACGGATGAGCGTGATATCACCTGTCTCCATGGCAACGTCCGTACCGGTGCCGATGGCAATGCCCACGTCGGCCTGGGCCAGGGCGGGTGCATCGTTGATACCGTCGCCGACCATCGCCACTACCTTACCCTCGGCCTGGAGGTTCTTCACTTCCTGGGCCTTGTGCTCCGGTAGCACCTCGGCAAGTATGCGGTCAACTCCCGCCTCCCGGGCAATAGCTTCGGCAGTGCGGCGATTGTCACCGGTGAGCATCACCACCGAGATGCCCATCCGCTTCAGCCTGGCAACAGCTTCCGCGGCGTCGGGCTTGATGGTATCGGCCACAGCAATGACACCGACCACCTGGCTATCGACGCCGAGGAACATCACCGTCTTGCCCTGCTCACGAAGACGCCCGGCTTCCTCCCCCAGGCCGTTCAGAGCGAGTTTCCTGTCCTCCACCAGCCTCAGGTTACCGAGCAGGAGCCGCCTGTCATCCACCGATGCCTCGACTCCATATCCGGGGACCGCATTGAACTCTGAGACCGGGGACAGCTCCAGCGTCATTTCCGTGGCGGCACGGACAATGGCTTCACCGAGGGGATGCTCCGAGCCGCGCTCCACCGAGGCCGCCAGCCGGAGGACCTCCTCCCTGGAAGAAGATTGGGCGGCAATAACATCAGTCACCTTCGGTTCACCGGCGGTCAGCGTACCGGTCTTGTCCAGCATCACAGTGTCAATCTTGTGCGCCCTTTCCAGTGCCTCGGCGCTGCGGATGAGGACGCCGTTCTCTGCCCCCTTACCGGTACCTACCATTATCGCCGTGGGTGTGGCCAGCCCCAAGGCGCAGGGACAGGCGATAATGAGCACAGCGACAAAGTTCAGCAGGGCAAAGGTCAGCACCGGCGCCGGTCCCACGAAATACCAGACGATGAAGGTGATGATGGCAATGCTGAGCACTATCGGTACGAAGTAGCTGGCGATAACATCGGCCAGGCGCTGGATGGGCGCCTTGCTTCCCTGCGCCTCATCCACCAGCCGTATTATCTGGGCCAGGGTGGTATCCTTACCTACCTTGGTCGCTTCGAAACGGAAACTGCCCGTCTTGTTGATGGTGGCGCCGATGACCTCATCACCGACGTTCTTCTCGACGGGAATGCTCTCGCCGGTGACCATCGATTCGTCGAGACTGGAGTGTCCCTCCCGCATAATCCCGTCTACGGGAACTCGTTCGCCCGGCCGCACCAGAATAAGGTCGCCAACCTGCACTTCCTCTATCGGAATTTCCTTCTCTTCACCGTTACGGACAACCAGGGCCACCTTGGGCTGCATGCCGATCAGCTTCTTTATCGCCGCCGAGGTCTGCCCCTTGGCGCGAGCTTCCAGGAACTTGCCCAGCGTAATCAGGGTTATTATCATTGCCGAGGTATCGAAATAGACGTTACGTTCCAGTGCTTCGGCGGCAAAGAGCCCCGGTAAGAGCACGGCGACCACGCTATAGAAGTAGGCCGCTGAGGTTCCGACGGCAATCAGAGTGTTCATGTCAGCCGTCCGGTGTCGCAGCGCACCCCACATCCCGCGATAGTAACGCCAGCCCGCCCAGAACTGCACCGGCGTTGCCAGGGCCCAGAGCAGAAAGAGCTTGCCGGTGAAGTCCGGCACCCACATCAGGGCGAAAATCGGAATCGCCAGAGCGGCCGCCACGATGAGCCGGTTACGCACCGACCGTACTTCCCGCTGGGCAGCGGAGGTGACGTCTTCCAGGGTCTCCGCTTCCTGTCCGAGTTCATAGCCGGCCCTGGCCACCGCCTGCTTGAGGTCGGCATACTCTGTCCCCTCGACGTACTCTACGGTTGCTTTCTCCGAGGCCAGGTTGACACTGGCGGATACAACCCCGGTAACGCCGGACAGGGCTTCCTCTACGCGGGCAACGCAGGCCGCGCACGTCATCCCACCGACCGGAAAGATGGCCTTCGTGGTCGCCATCCCGTAGCCGAGGTCGGAGATAGTCTTGCTGAGCTTACCGAGGTCTACCTTCGCAGGGTCGTACTCCAGCGAGACCTTCTCCGAGGCGAAGTTGACGCTGGCTCTCTCCACACCGGGAACTGCGGCCAGACCTTTCTCTATCGTCGCCGCACAGTTGGTGCATGTCATACCGATGACGGGTACAACCGTCTTACGCTTCTTCCTGGTATCTATAACCATCTACCTATCCGTCCCCAGGACATTTTGAGATTGACACCCGGTGCTCCTGAGTGATACCGGAGAAATAGATAGAAAGACCTATGACAGGTCCTTCTTTATCTGCTCAAACTCTTCCCGGGATAGCTCGCCGCGTGCGTAGCGCTCCCTGGCGATGCTGACTGAATCGCCCCTTCCGCCCGTCGCGTTCCGCTTCGACAATGCGATCACTGCCCAGACAACTAGCCCTACCACAACCGCAGATAGTACGAACATCCACGGGCCTCCAGAGAACATCCACCAACCCATACCATCACCGAAATACCACATAGCCACCTCTCATCCTCAAAACACTATCACCCTTCAAAAGAAGGTTACCATACCCACCTCAAGCCGAATATGACGTAGGTCACAGACCCGCGGGAACGCTGGCTGTCCGTGCTCCAGCTCTACTGGACAACGGGGTGCCTTGCTGCCTCCCAGCCCAGAATCCCATCGGACATGTTGTATATCTCGCGGAAACCCAGTTCCGCCATCACGTCACGCGCTCCCGCGCTCCTGGCACCGCTCCGGCAGTAGATGAGATGTGTCTTATCCCGGTCCAACTCGCCCACCTTGTCTCTGAAGTCATCGTCCCGGAAGTTGACCAGCACCGCACCCTCGATGTGGCCCTCGGTAAATTCCTCCGGCGTCCGCACGTCGATGATTGCGAAGTCGGCATCCCCCCACCTCTCCTCTATCATCTCGGCAGCCTCCTGCACAGTGATGTCTTCAATCGTTTGGGACACCCCGGCAGGGACCTCCTCCGTTCCTACCGTGCAGCCGCCGGTCACCACAACCACCATCAGCAATATCGGCACGACTACCGTCGGCATGATGCCGTTCTTCCTGGTTCTGTCTGCTGTCTTCATGGTCGTCCCCTCCTGGCTTGTCTCTGTCTCCACGCTGTCGTGTAGGCTGAGTTTCCGCAGGTACCCACCATTATACACCAAGACAGCCGGCACTACCCGGTACCATTAGAGCTAACCAACCCGCTCCGACATCGTCTATAATACTGGTATGATGCTGGAAGAAATCGGTGTCCACAAGGTAGGACGGATAGCCCCGAGCAGGCTGCTCTCTACCGTGATGGTAGTGCTTGTGTCGGCACTCCTGTTGGCGTGCTCTCCGGCCGAGGATACTGCCCCTGCCCGAACCACCGCTCCCGGAGAAGCCACCATCAGTAAGATGACGAACCTGACATCGTCCGACGCCCTGACACGCGACTGCCAGCGTGGTCAGGGGTCTTCTGGCCTCGAAGTCGGGACGGTGGCGGTCGATTTCACCCTGAAAGACACTCGGGGACGTGAGTACAGCCTTTCCGCCCTGCTCACCGAGAAACCGGTGGTCATGGTCTTCGGCTCCTTTACCTGACCACCCTTCCGGCGACGGTGCGCCGCCACTGAAGACCTCTACGAAAAATACGGCGACAGGCTTCACTTCATTATTATCTACACCGTTGAAGCCCATCCCGCCGGCTCGGCGAGTCCGTATTCCGGCCAGGAGTGGACCGGCGCTTACAGCACCGATGAAGCCGGCAACCCGGTTACCCAGCCGGAGACCTACCAGGAACGACTTGCCCTTGCCGGCAAGACTGTCGCCGCGGAGGGAATAACGGTGCCGGTACTCGTGGATGAGATTGACAACCCTCTCTGGTGCACCTATGGTCCGGCACCGAACATCGCCTACCTGATAGGGACCAACGGTACCGTTGTCATCCGGCAGGACTGGTTCGATCCCGCCGGGATGGAATCCGCCATCCTCGCCTATCTCAACAACCGTTAAACGATAGCCAGCACCAAGGACTCAGTTGCAGAAATACCAGGAAGTATGTCCCGAAGGGTGAGACCCTTCGCAACATCCGGATGCCAGGACTGGTGGCAGAGTTCCTTTTCTACCTCCGGAAAGCTTGACAAACTGTGATTCATTTGATATACTCAGGTATAATTTCATGAAATACTTCATATAATGATAAGAATAACTGAGTTTGCCAGGAAAACCGGAGCTTCGGTGGACGAGCTTCACTATCTGGAGAGGAAAGGCTTCATCAGCCCCGTGATGGCAAAATTGAAGCGGCGGACGGTCAGACAGTACCCGGATACGGACATCCGAAAGCTGCAACTCACCATCAAGTACCGCCGGGATGGTTTCACCTGGGACGTGGCTTTTCAGAAGGCGCTGCAGGAACTCCAGAATCCGCGCCTGTTCGATGTCAGATAGGTACAATCGCTCCAGCAGTGTATTGGAAGGATAAGGTAACAGGAGGTGACCCATGGCCAAAGTGAAGCTTCTTACCGGTCCCGGAGTTTTCCAGGTCCTGGCCAATGTCTGTCGTAACCCCCAGGAGGCACTGAAGCAGTTCGTCGAGAACGCGGCTGACGCCATTGAGCAGGCCAGGCCGGAGGAAGGACACGTCTGGATTCGGCTGCATTACCACGCGGCAGGTAATGGCCATAACGAGGGCACGCTAAAGCGCATCAGCATCCAGGATAACGGGGGCGGGATGACGTCCGAGAAGATGAAACAGGTCCTTCACCGAATCGGGGACTCCGAGAAGATCAGCCTCGCCCTGAGAGGAGAACAGGGTATCGGCCTGCTGGCTTTTGCCCTGATTACCGAGGAACTGCACCTTGCCTCTACCGCCGAGGAAGGCAAGCCATCAAGCTGCCTGGTACTGAAGCGTCCCTGGCTGAAGACCGGACGCGCCGAGGTAATTGAGCATTGCCCGGACCACGAGCACACTCACCACGGAACCGTTGCTTACCTCGAAGGTATCATACCAGATATCGCTGCCCAGCTATCCAAGGAACGGATTAAGGACTCACTGGGGCAGCAGTTTGCCAGCGACCTTAGGGCAAACCTGTACGCCATGTCCATCTCGGACGGCGCTGATTTCGAGCAAATCCACTCCCAGCGTTTTCGGGGCGTGAAAGTCCTTTCTACCAGCCTGCCGATAAATGGGGCGAGTTCCGCCTTCGCCGAGCTTTACGTTCTACCCTGGGAGATACCGGATGCCCACATCAGCCTCTACGGACGGGGCGGTACCCTGGTCTGTCCACTTACCGACCTTGCCGACTTCAAGGCCCTCCCCTGGCTGGACCAGCGCCTCGAGGGATATATCCGCTGTGACCGACTCAAGCGTACCGCCGATAAGACCGCCGTGATACAGGACGAGGTCTTCCGCTCCTTCGTCACCGAGTTGCGTAAGCTCGAACCTCAAATCCAGAGGCTTATCCAGGAGGTTAGTACCGACTCTCAGGAGCGGCGTTTCACCATCATCCTGAACAAGGCAGGAAGGTTGATAGATAAATTCCTGCGCTACCGCGACCGGGGATTACTGGCTGACCTTACCGTGATAACGGCTGCCGGCGTCGAAAGGGGACGCGCTCCTTCAAGGGACATGACGAAACATCTGCCAGCCCTCTCCGGTAACGGCGACGGCGACGGAGCCACCAGGACCGCGGTACGTGCTCCCAGTCGCGCCCCGGCCATTGCCCTGCGGTCACTGCCGGACGACAGGGCGTACTATCGGAGCCTGTATGACCCGGGCGATGGCTCCATCTGGATAAACCGCGAGCACTCCGAATTCCTGCTGGCACAGAGAGAGGACCGGCGCTGCCTGCGCTACCTCTTCTCGATATGGGTCAAGGAAAGCCTGCTGCAGGAATACGGCGCTGATGCCGAGAGAGTTGCCGACGAGATGGTGGGTGTCCTTGCCGAAGCGGAACCACTACTGTGGTGACCCTTCCGCACAATGGTACCTGAACCTGGCCTGGCTCTGATAAGTAGCCCGGAGGGGGCTAACTGGTACGGACCTGTTTCTCCGCCGGTTGGCCCCTGGGTTTGTTGTTGCAGAACAAGCATGGGCTTTCATGAAGCGGCCAAACCCCCTTCACGACTGCCTCTCACTCTGAAACCACCCACGAAGCTCCCCCACTTTGACGCCTGCTCTAACACTTGCTAGAATCAAGCAACACACGGACATAAGGAGATAATGAAATGGGTAAGCTTGATGGCAAGGTAGCGGTGATAACCGGCGGGGCCAGCGGAATCGGCCGGGCAACGGTACGGCTCTTCGTACAGGAGGGGGCACGAGTGGTCTTCGGGGACATCGAAGACACTATGGCACAGCGGGTTGCCGAGGAGGTGGGACCGAACGCTACCTTCCTCCACGCTGACGTTACCCGGGAAGAAGACATCAAGATGCTTGTGGACCACGCCGAGCAGAAATTGGGACGCCTGGACTGCATATTTAATAACGCCGGTTCCGGTGGTGCCTCGGGCCTTATCGAGGAGATTCCGGTAGAGGACTGGGACACGACAATCAACCTGCTCCTGCGCAGTGTTTTCCTTGGAATCAAGTATGCCGCCCCGGTCATGAAACGCCAGGGCTCGGGAAGCATCATCAGCACTGCCAGCGTTGCCGGCCTGCAGACGGGTTTCGGCGCCCATCCTTACAGCACCTGCAAGGCAGCCATAGTCCACCTCACGCGTACGGTTGCCATGGAGCTGGGCATCAGCGGTGTGCGGGTGAACTGCATCTGCCCCGGAGGCATTGCTACCTCCATTTTCGGTAGGGGCATCGGCCTTTCCGCCGAGGATGCTGACAGGATGGCGGAGTCCTTGAAGCCCGTCTTCGCCGACCTGCAGCCAATAAAACGCTCCGGTCTCCCCGAGGACATCGCTCAGGCAGCCCTGTGGCTGGCCAGTGACGACTCCAGCTTCGTTAATGGCCATGCCCTGGTTGTTGACGGTGGCCTCACCGGGGGACGACAGTGGGCCGGGGATGA
Above is a genomic segment from Dehalococcoidales bacterium containing:
- a CDS encoding rhodanese-like domain-containing protein, with translation MKTADRTRKNGIMPTVVVPILLMVVVVTGGCTVGTEEVPAGVSQTIEDITVQEAAEMIEERWGDADFAIIDVRTPEEFTEGHIEGAVLVNFRDDDFRDKVGELDRDKTHLIYCRSGARSAGARDVMAELGFREIYNMSDGILGWEAARHPVVQ
- a CDS encoding MerR family transcriptional regulator → MIRITEFARKTGASVDELHYLERKGFISPVMAKLKRRTVRQYPDTDIRKLQLTIKYRRDGFTWDVAFQKALQELQNPRLFDVR
- a CDS encoding ATP-binding protein, with translation MAKVKLLTGPGVFQVLANVCRNPQEALKQFVENAADAIEQARPEEGHVWIRLHYHAAGNGHNEGTLKRISIQDNGGGMTSEKMKQVLHRIGDSEKISLALRGEQGIGLLAFALITEELHLASTAEEGKPSSCLVLKRPWLKTGRAEVIEHCPDHEHTHHGTVAYLEGIIPDIAAQLSKERIKDSLGQQFASDLRANLYAMSISDGADFEQIHSQRFRGVKVLSTSLPINGASSAFAELYVLPWEIPDAHISLYGRGGTLVCPLTDLADFKALPWLDQRLEGYIRCDRLKRTADKTAVIQDEVFRSFVTELRKLEPQIQRLIQEVSTDSQERRFTIILNKAGRLIDKFLRYRDRGLLADLTVITAAGVERGRAPSRDMTKHLPALSGNGDGDGATRTAVRAPSRAPAIALRSLPDDRAYYRSLYDPGDGSIWINREHSEFLLAQREDRRCLRYLFSIWVKESLLQEYGADAERVADEMVGVLAEAEPLLW
- a CDS encoding glucose 1-dehydrogenase; this translates as MGKLDGKVAVITGGASGIGRATVRLFVQEGARVVFGDIEDTMAQRVAEEVGPNATFLHADVTREEDIKMLVDHAEQKLGRLDCIFNNAGSGGASGLIEEIPVEDWDTTINLLLRSVFLGIKYAAPVMKRQGSGSIISTASVAGLQTGFGAHPYSTCKAAIVHLTRTVAMELGISGVRVNCICPGGIATSIFGRGIGLSAEDADRMAESLKPVFADLQPIKRSGLPEDIAQAALWLASDDSSFVNGHALVVDGGLTGGRQWAGDDPEASPLLAAIMQAFEQQVQQDSP